GACTCGCCGGTGGCGTCCTCGGTGACCTCGAAGCGGAGGTGCTCCCACCCACGCAGCGCGGAGGCGATCGCCGCCCCGGAGCCGACGGGCCCGGACCACGTGAACTCGGTGCGCCGCGATCCGTCCAGCGCGGGCTGGTCGAGCCACGAGAAGTTCACGGCACGACTCATCGCGCGACCTGCCGCCCATTCGACGTGCGGGCAGAGCGCGCGTGGTGAGGAGTGCACGTAGAGCACTCCTGACGTTGTCCCAGTCACGATTCCTCCGATCGTCAGGTGCGACTTCCCCATCGACCTGTACAGCGGAGGACCCGTTCCGGGTCATCGGTATGCGATTGTGATGTCCCGCAGGACAGGCCCATCATGCCAGTGCGCACTGGGAACGGCAAGCACCCCGCAGCGACTCGCGCACGGAGCGGAGTACCAGCAGCCAGAGGCCGGAGGCCCCGACCTCCAGGCACCCAGGCGCGCCGTCGACTACGCGAGCTCCTGGCGCGGGTAGATCACCTTCTGCACGATGATGATGACCGATGCCGCTGCCGGCACGGCCACGAGCGCACCGAGCACTCCGCCGATCGTCGCACCCGCGACTGCGGCGATCACCACGAGGGCACCGGGCACCTGCACGGCACGCGACATGATGCGGGGCGAGATGACGTACGCCTCGACCTGCATGTACACGAGGTAGTAGACGGCCGCGGCGAGGGCGGTCGCCGGCGAGGCGAACAGGCAGAGCAGCGAGATCAGGACCGCGGCGCCGAGCGTGCCGACGAGCGGGATGAGCGACCCGAGGAACGCGAACGACGCGAGCAGCACGGGCAGCGGCGCGCCGATGACGAGCAGCCAGATAATGCTGAGCACGCCGTTGATGCCGGCCTGGGTGATCTGCCCGACGACGTACCGGCCGACCGAGGAGGTGACCTGTTCGCTGACCTCGACGAAGTTCTCGCGACGGGACGCCGGCACGAACCGGTACGCCATGGTCTTCAGCCCACGCATCGACGCGAGGAAGTACAGCATCAGGATGATGACGATGAGCGCCCCGGTCAGGCCGGACAGGATGCCGCTGCCGACCGCCAGGATCCCGCCCCCGAGCGAAAGCAGGTTGCCCGGGTTCTCGACGAAGGTCTGCACCGACTCGAGCGCGTGGTCGACGTCGAACGACCCCTCGAACTGACGCGAGAGGTCCTGCACCCACCTCTGCCGGGAGATGTCACCGACGATCTCCGGGAAGTTCTGCACCAGGTTCGTCGCCTGCTCGACCAGGATCGGCACGATCGCGAACACGACACCGACGAACGCCCCGAGCACGGCCACGACGACGATCAGGATGGCCGACCACCGCGGGATGTAGCGCTCGAGCAGGTTCACGAGCGGGTCGAGGCCCAGCGCGATGAACAGGGCGACGCCGATGTAGACGAGGACCGTGCTCAGTTCGCGGACGAGCGAACCGGCGAGCAGTGCGACGAGCACTCCGATCGCGCCCATGAACCCGAGGCGGAACGCGTTGACGCGCACCCCGGTGCCCGCTCGGCTGACCTCGAACGTCACGTTCGGGGTCGGCCCGGGGCTGTGGTGCTCGGGAGGGCGCTTCTTCGACGGCAGGTGCACGTAGGGCGGGCGGGACTTGAACCCGCGAATCGTTCGGTTATGAGCCGACTGCCTTGACCAGCTTGGCTACCGCCCCTCGGGGCCAGCGGCCACCGGTTCCCCACGATACAACGCCTCGAACGTGGAGAGCGTGCGGTTGATGTCGTGTGCCTCGATCATCGTCAGGCTGCGCTCCCGCATCGCCATGTACTCGTCGTCCGGGGCGGTGAGCACCGTGGTCAGCTTGGCCGCGAGATCGTGCTCGTTCCCGGGCGTGAACAGTGCCCCGTTGCCGTCGATCAGGTGCGGCAACGCCATCGCGTCGGCGGCGACGACGGGCAGACCGGATGCCATCGCCTCGAGCGAGGAGATGCTCTGCAGTTCGGCGGTCGACGGCATCACGAAGACGGTGCCCTCGGTGAGCGTGCGCAGCTTGACCTCGTCGGACACGAACCCGAGGAAGCGCACCCGGTCCTCGACCCCGAGTTCCTGGGCGAGCGCGGTGAGCTTCGGGATCATGTCGCCGTCGCCGACCACCGTGAAGCGGGCGTCGAGCGAGGCCGGTAGGAGCGGCAGCGCCCGGATGACGACGTCGAGGTTCTTCTCGGGCGCGACCCGGCCGACGAAGACGATCTCGTTGCCGGTCGGACGACCGCTCGCCGCCGTGTAGCGGGAGGCGTCGACGCCGCACGAGATCGCGAGCACGGGCTGCCCGGCGATCGCGTCGCGGAGGTAGTCGGCAGCGAGCTCGGTCGGCGTGGTGATCGCCTCGGCGAGCCGGTAGGTCTTCGCCGCGTCCCGCCAGGCGACCTTGAGCGCAATGGGCGTCGTGCGCTTGCCGAAGGGTGTGTACTCGAGCAGGTTCTCGGGCATGAAGTGGTTCGTACCGATGATCCGGATGCCACGGTCGTGCGCCTCGCGGGCGACGCCGCGACCGACGACGATGTGCGACTGGATGTGCACCACGTCGGGCTGCAGCGCGTCGATGACGGGCGCGGTGTGCTTGCGGACGGTCCACGGCCACGCGAACCGGTACCAGGCGTGCGCCGGCCAGCGGTACGAGGCCAGGCGGTGCACCGTGAGGGTGACGCCCCGGTACTCCTCGTCGAAGGACCCGTGGTGCGTCCGGTTCCAGGACGGTGCGATGACGTGGACCTCGTGCCCGCGCTCGGCGAGCCCGACCGCGAGCTCCTCGGTGAAGGTCGCGGCTCCGTTGACGTCGGGGGCGAAGGTGTCGGCGGCGATGAGCACCCGCAGCGGCCGTCGCCCTCCGGTGGCGGCCGTGGTGTCGGTCGTCTCGGTCGTGGCGTCTGCTGACACGGCGGGTGTCGTCCTCTCGTCGTGGTGGCCGGCACGCGCACGCGTCGCGCGTCGGCCTGGTCGGTTCGGAACGCTACCGCACCCCTCCGGCCGCCCGCCTCCGCCGCGCGGCGGACCCCGGTCATCCTGTGGGACGGCCCGGCATGACCGGCGGGATCGGCGGGATCGGCAGGATCGGCGGCGCCGGGCCGCACCGGTCGCCTCCCCGTGTGGACGGACGTTCGCGACGTGCCGGACGGGAGGCGCGCCTCCCGTCCGTCGTCAGCGTCGCGTGTCGGGGTGGTGCTTCGCGAGCAGGAAGACGCCGGTCACGGCGATCGCGCCGGCGACGAGGAAGCCGACGCCGGCGCCGACGGGCGCCCCGGCAGCCTCGTCGAGGACGACCACGCCGATGCCGACCGCGACGATCGGGTCGACGACGGTGAGACCCGCGATGACCAGGTCGGCGGACCCGCTCGAGTAGGCGTTCTGCACGAAGTACGCGCCGACGGCCGACGCGACGACGACGCCGACGATGGCGAACACCGTCACCCAGTCGAAGGTGCCGTTCACGATCCGGTTGAGCGTGACCTTCGCGAGCGTCGCGACGAACCCGTAGAGCACGCCGGCGCCGATGATGTAGTACAGGGCGTTCCGGTGCTTCGCGACGATCCGGAACGACACCGCGACGAGCGCCAGGACGACCGCGAGCACGACCAGGACGGTGATGAGCTGTCCGCGGCCGATCGCGCTCTCGCGCCCGTACAGCGCGGCGATGAGGACGAAGAGGCCGACACCGCCGATGCACGTCCAGACCGCCCGTCTGGCCTGGGCGCCGAGCGGGACGCCGCTGCTCCGCGACGAGAACCACGTCGTGACGACGAGGGCGACGGCGCCGAGGGGCTGGACGACGATGAGCGGCGCGTAGGTGATGCTGACCAGCTGCAGGACGATCGCGGCGCCGAGCATGAGCGTGCCGAGCACCCAGTTGCCGCTGCCGAGCAGGGCGAGGACGTGCCGCACGGACAGGCCGGTCGACTGCTGTCCGAGTCGGGCCTCGACGCGCTGGACCCCCCGGCTCTGGAACTGCGCACCGAGCGAGAGGAACACCGCGCCGATGAGGGCCACGGGGATCATCAGCGCCGCGAACGGGGTCAGGTTCTGCACCGCGTCGGGGATCGGCAGGTCCGGTGTCACGCGTCGAGGCTATCCGACCCGCGCGGATACCCTGGGAACATGCCCGTCCTGCCGATCCGGATCACCGGTGAACCCGTCCTGCACACCCCCGCGACCGAGGTGACCGTCTTCGACGACGCCCTCCGCTCGCTCGTCGCCGACATGTACGAGACGATGGACCTCGCTCCCGGGGTCGGCCTCGCGGGTCCGCAGGTCGGCGTCGACAAGCGCCTGTTCGTCTACTCGTGGACGGACGACGACGACGTCCTGTGGCGAGGTGTCGCGGTCAACCCGGTGCTCTGGGCCACTCCCCCACTGCCCGAGTCCGTCGAGGAGCTCGACGAGGACGACGAGTCCGAGGGCTGCCTCTCCGTGCCGGGCGAGCGCTACCCGCTCCGTCGCTCCGAGGGCGTCCTGCTCCGCGCGGTGGACGAGCACGGCGAGCCGTTCGAGATCGAGGCGCACGGCTGGCTCGCCCGGGTCTTCCAGCACGAGTACGACCACCTGGACGGGTTGCTCTACGTCGACCGGCTCGTGCACCCCTACGCGAAGCAGGCGCTCAAGGCCGTGCGGAAGAACAGCTGGGGCGGACCGGGCAAGTCCTGGCTGCCGGGCCGCGACCACCCCGAGGGCTGACGCCCGCCCATCCCGTGGTGGCTGGCGCCCGCCCATCCCGTGGTGGCTGGCGCCGACCCACCCCGTGGTGGCTAGCGCCCACCCCCCCCGGGTGGCTGCTGCGCGCCGGAGGGCTGCTGCTGCGCGCCGGAGGGCTGCTGCTGCGCGCCAGCGGGTGCGCAGCGTACGGACGAGCGCGAGTCGCTGGTCAGCGCCGGTAGACCGTCAACGCGTCGCGGAGCCGGTCGATCTCCGGGTGTCCCGGGCAGTACCGCTCGAGCCCGGCGGCGACGTTCGCCTGCTCCCGGCTCCGCACCGGCGTCGTCCACGGTGCGGTCCCGCTGACGGCGCACCCCTCCGCCAGTTCCGCGAGGGTCGCGTCGCCGGCGGCGGCGTCGAGGGCGGACTGCTGCTGCCGTGACGGCTGCGTGCCGGTGATGGGCGCCGCCGTGCACGAGGTGCGGCCGTCCTCCCACACCGCGGCGGAGGTCGTGTACGTCTCGGTCGCGGACCCGTCGCCGACCGAGCAGGTGAAGGTGAAGACGACGGGCGACGACCCGGACGGCCCCGACGACTCGGAGACGCCTGCGCCCCCTGTGGGCTCGTCCGCCTCGGCACGGTCGGCCGGGTCCGCGAAGGACGAGCAGCCGGTGAGCACGGTCAGGGCCACCGCGGACGCCAGCGCGGCGACGATGGTCGCGGAGCGGCGGGGACGACGAGGCACCTGTGGACGTTAACAGCTTCCGGCGGGTCCCCGCCTGTGGAAGCGCACCACGGAGCCCACGAACCGCAGCGACGCGCGTCGCCGTGCACCGCGTGGCGCGGGGCCCCACGACGCGAGCCTGCCCGGCCCGAGCTGGCCCACGACCCGAGCTGCCCCACAACGCAAGAGGCCCCCACCCCGAAGGGTGAGGGCCTGTCGCTCCCCGAGTTGGACTCGAACCAACAACCTGCCGGTTAACAGCCGGCTGCTCTGCCAATTGAGCTATCGAGGATCACTGTCCGCTTGAACAGCAGGTGAAACTGTAGCAGACCCCTGCACGACTGCCGGACATCGGCCGTGCATCCCGGGCGTGCCGCCCTCGGGCACCACCCCGCAGGCGTGAATCAGTACCCCGCCGCCGGGTCGACGACCCCGACGAAGCCGGTGCCGTTGCCGCGCAGGAAGGCCCGCACGTTCGCGCCCACCCGCTCCGCCAGCAGCGGCGCGACCATCTCGGGGGTGTCGGCCT
The sequence above is drawn from the Curtobacterium sp. L6-1 genome and encodes:
- a CDS encoding DUF3145 domain-containing protein, giving the protein MGKSHLTIGGIVTGTTSGVLYVHSSPRALCPHVEWAAGRAMSRAVNFSWLDQPALDGSRRTEFTWSGPVGSGAAIASALRGWEHLRFEVTEDATGESDGGRWMHTPDLGVFYAQTDVTGNMVVPEDRIRYAMELAGSNALELHRELRLALGQAWDDELEPFRQAAEGNPVVWLHRVG
- a CDS encoding AI-2E family transporter, encoding MTFEVSRAGTGVRVNAFRLGFMGAIGVLVALLAGSLVRELSTVLVYIGVALFIALGLDPLVNLLERYIPRWSAILIVVVAVLGAFVGVVFAIVPILVEQATNLVQNFPEIVGDISRQRWVQDLSRQFEGSFDVDHALESVQTFVENPGNLLSLGGGILAVGSGILSGLTGALIVIILMLYFLASMRGLKTMAYRFVPASRRENFVEVSEQVTSSVGRYVVGQITQAGINGVLSIIWLLVIGAPLPVLLASFAFLGSLIPLVGTLGAAVLISLLCLFASPATALAAAVYYLVYMQVEAYVISPRIMSRAVQVPGALVVIAAVAGATIGGVLGALVAVPAAASVIIIVQKVIYPRQELA
- a CDS encoding glycosyltransferase, which encodes MSADATTETTDTTAATGGRRPLRVLIAADTFAPDVNGAATFTEELAVGLAERGHEVHVIAPSWNRTHHGSFDEEYRGVTLTVHRLASYRWPAHAWYRFAWPWTVRKHTAPVIDALQPDVVHIQSHIVVGRGVAREAHDRGIRIIGTNHFMPENLLEYTPFGKRTTPIALKVAWRDAAKTYRLAEAITTPTELAADYLRDAIAGQPVLAISCGVDASRYTAASGRPTGNEIVFVGRVAPEKNLDVVIRALPLLPASLDARFTVVGDGDMIPKLTALAQELGVEDRVRFLGFVSDEVKLRTLTEGTVFVMPSTAELQSISSLEAMASGLPVVAADAMALPHLIDGNGALFTPGNEHDLAAKLTTVLTAPDDEYMAMRERSLTMIEAHDINRTLSTFEALYRGEPVAAGPEGR
- a CDS encoding multidrug DMT transporter permease gives rise to the protein MTPDLPIPDAVQNLTPFAALMIPVALIGAVFLSLGAQFQSRGVQRVEARLGQQSTGLSVRHVLALLGSGNWVLGTLMLGAAIVLQLVSITYAPLIVVQPLGAVALVVTTWFSSRSSGVPLGAQARRAVWTCIGGVGLFVLIAALYGRESAIGRGQLITVLVVLAVVLALVAVSFRIVAKHRNALYYIIGAGVLYGFVATLAKVTLNRIVNGTFDWVTVFAIVGVVVASAVGAYFVQNAYSSGSADLVIAGLTVVDPIVAVGIGVVVLDEAAGAPVGAGVGFLVAGAIAVTGVFLLAKHHPDTRR
- the def gene encoding peptide deformylase, with the protein product MPVLPIRITGEPVLHTPATEVTVFDDALRSLVADMYETMDLAPGVGLAGPQVGVDKRLFVYSWTDDDDVLWRGVAVNPVLWATPPLPESVEELDEDDESEGCLSVPGERYPLRRSEGVLLRAVDEHGEPFEIEAHGWLARVFQHEYDHLDGLLYVDRLVHPYAKQALKAVRKNSWGGPGKSWLPGRDHPEG